A portion of the Deinococcus humi genome contains these proteins:
- a CDS encoding M-like protein: protein MTDDRMHDTKVPKEVEVTNVDLQFMGHTDERQAALKEARAEARLADEYQELGLDKQDVASSGSMITSDPASTTPGEETTEES, encoded by the coding sequence ATGACGGATGATCGAATGCACGATACGAAGGTTCCGAAGGAAGTCGAGGTTACTAATGTGGACCTTCAGTTTATGGGCCATACTGATGAACGCCAGGCTGCCCTCAAGGAAGCCAGAGCAGAAGCCCGTCTCGCGGACGAGTATCAAGAACTTGGCCTAGATAAGCAGGATGTCGCCTCTTCGGGCAGCATGATTACCAGCGACCCCGCGAGCACCACTCCCGGTGAGGAAACGACCGAGGAGAGCTGA